In a genomic window of Aggregatimonas sangjinii:
- a CDS encoding endonuclease domain-containing protein: MHNKKNLKAYRKALRNNGTSAEAFLWMQLSKSKLEGRKFRRQHSIGNCIVDFFCSSERLIIELDGEVHFNTTALEKDLKRTQYLENLDYKVIRFENKMVFDNLQSVLMEIKENFDNK; the protein is encoded by the coding sequence ATGCACAATAAGAAGAATTTAAAAGCATACCGGAAAGCGTTAAGAAACAACGGTACGTCAGCGGAGGCCTTTCTATGGATGCAATTATCGAAAAGCAAACTGGAAGGCAGAAAATTCAGAAGACAACATAGCATTGGAAATTGCATCGTAGACTTCTTTTGTTCTTCAGAGCGATTGATAATTGAACTAGATGGTGAAGTCCATTTTAATACTACTGCGCTAGAGAAAGACCTAAAAAGAACCCAATATTTAGAAAATCTAGATTACAAAGTAATTCGCTTCGAAAATAAGATGGTCTTTGATAATCTTCAATCTGTATTGATGGAAATAAAAGAGAACTTTGACAATAAATAA
- a CDS encoding VPS10 domain-containing protein, with translation MKNNLTLLLTLLTATITFAQTAEEYFTPLKFRNIGPFRGGRSVSASGVIGDPMTYYMGTTGGGLWKTEDAGQRWNNISDGFFEMGSVGAVAVSSYNTNIVYVGMGEHAPRGVMTSYGDGVYKSTDAGATWKHMGLTETQHISRIVIHPTNPDIVYVAAQGQLYGPNTERGIYKSVDGGKTWKNTLFVNDLTGCAELSMDANFPEIMYAAMWEHQRKPNMVVSGGEGSGLYKSTDAGETWTEMTEGLPEEKGKMAISVSPANSNKVYALIESDSNQDKGGLFVSENAGKSWNMVSGDNRLVQRAWYYIEVFTDPNDEDIVYVLSAPALRSLDGGKNWERITGTHGDYHDLWINPKNSLNMVIANDGGAAVTFDFGKTWSSQENMPTGQFYRINTDNLFPYNIYGGQQDYSSAMIASMSTGRSGISISDFSPSAGGESAFLAFDPDNPRYVMGGSYLGTIEVLDTHSKASTEVMAAPIQYLGREARNMKYLYNWNAPTLRSQHEPNTFYHGAQLLLRTRDMGLSWEEMSPDLTRDIDAKQGNGGGPYTNEAVGAENYGTLAYVVESPHEAGIFYTGSDDGYVHITKDNGESWQNITPKNLGESLVNAIEVSPHDKGTVYIATTKYKFNDHTPALYKSTDYGTTWTRTNTGIPKGAFTRVVREDPTRKDLLYAGTEKGLYLSWDGGSSWKPFQLNLPKTPITDLKIHRGDLIVATSGRAFWILDGLTLLAQYETSDKGLKLYSPNDALNGSWRSPMSGNTDDFKGTNTLEGVNPANGMVSYYELPKLNDSTEITMDILDASGKNIRSFSSKKDNTYKKHNGGGPPPAPTLSKKTGLNRFVWDMKTPILPGVPNTYIESRFSGHIVPPGTYTIQLNSGSEVVSTEGKIVAIPTYSTTPEQYAEHHTFMTELEENLTQMHTTLNSLYNVQQQLKEVLKDVADASTKSEGNALLEHLDAWDKEMIQRKSQAYDDVENFPNKFTAEYLFLIDATNSAIPRVNQSSKDRKIELDAQWKILEAKANEFLNTSIPAFNKKLWDIGIGAIRI, from the coding sequence ATGAAAAACAACCTCACGCTATTGCTAACCCTCCTAACCGCGACAATCACCTTCGCCCAAACCGCGGAAGAGTACTTCACCCCTTTAAAATTCAGAAACATCGGTCCGTTTCGAGGCGGGCGCTCGGTTTCGGCTTCAGGGGTCATCGGTGATCCCATGACCTATTATATGGGTACCACCGGCGGCGGCCTATGGAAAACGGAGGATGCCGGACAACGCTGGAACAACATTTCCGATGGTTTCTTTGAAATGGGCTCCGTTGGTGCAGTGGCCGTTTCGAGTTATAACACCAATATCGTTTATGTGGGAATGGGCGAGCATGCGCCCCGTGGGGTGATGACGTCCTACGGAGACGGCGTCTATAAATCGACGGATGCCGGTGCAACCTGGAAACATATGGGACTCACGGAGACACAGCACATTTCAAGAATCGTCATCCACCCGACCAATCCGGACATTGTGTATGTGGCGGCGCAAGGGCAATTGTATGGTCCGAATACCGAGCGTGGCATTTATAAATCCGTTGACGGTGGGAAAACCTGGAAGAATACCCTTTTTGTAAACGATTTAACGGGTTGTGCCGAGCTTTCCATGGATGCCAATTTTCCTGAAATCATGTATGCCGCCATGTGGGAACATCAGCGCAAACCGAATATGGTCGTTAGTGGAGGAGAAGGCAGCGGACTCTATAAATCGACCGACGCCGGGGAAACTTGGACGGAAATGACGGAAGGCCTGCCCGAGGAAAAGGGAAAGATGGCGATTTCGGTGAGTCCGGCGAATTCGAACAAGGTATATGCCTTGATCGAAAGCGATAGCAATCAGGACAAGGGCGGACTCTTTGTTTCCGAGAATGCCGGAAAGAGTTGGAACATGGTCAGTGGCGATAATAGATTGGTACAACGTGCTTGGTATTATATCGAAGTGTTCACAGACCCCAACGATGAAGATATCGTATATGTCTTGAGCGCCCCGGCCCTACGTTCCTTGGACGGTGGTAAAAATTGGGAGCGTATTACCGGTACCCATGGCGATTATCATGATTTATGGATCAATCCGAAAAATTCCTTGAACATGGTCATTGCCAATGATGGTGGCGCTGCGGTGACCTTCGATTTCGGAAAAACATGGTCTTCACAAGAAAATATGCCAACGGGGCAGTTTTATCGCATCAATACGGATAATCTATTCCCGTATAATATCTATGGTGGACAACAGGATTATTCCTCGGCCATGATCGCTAGCATGTCTACCGGAAGAAGTGGAATTTCGATATCAGATTTTAGTCCGTCGGCCGGTGGGGAGAGTGCCTTTTTAGCGTTCGATCCCGACAACCCTAGATATGTGATGGGCGGCAGTTATCTGGGTACGATCGAGGTACTCGACACCCACTCCAAAGCCTCGACCGAAGTTATGGCCGCGCCCATACAGTATTTGGGACGTGAAGCGCGTAACATGAAATATCTGTACAATTGGAATGCCCCTACCCTACGCTCCCAGCACGAACCGAATACCTTCTACCACGGGGCGCAACTCCTATTGCGAACACGGGATATGGGCCTTAGCTGGGAAGAAATGTCACCAGATCTTACCCGAGATATCGACGCCAAGCAGGGCAACGGTGGCGGGCCGTACACCAATGAGGCGGTCGGTGCGGAGAACTATGGCACTTTGGCCTATGTCGTGGAGTCCCCACATGAAGCGGGCATTTTTTATACCGGAAGTGATGACGGCTATGTACATATTACCAAGGACAATGGCGAAAGTTGGCAAAATATCACTCCAAAAAATCTTGGGGAATCGCTGGTGAACGCCATTGAAGTTTCCCCCCATGACAAGGGAACCGTTTATATTGCGACCACGAAATACAAATTCAATGACCATACGCCTGCGCTCTATAAAAGTACCGACTATGGTACCACATGGACACGCACTAATACCGGTATTCCCAAGGGTGCTTTTACACGTGTCGTACGGGAAGACCCTACACGAAAAGACCTGCTTTATGCCGGAACCGAAAAAGGACTGTACCTCTCCTGGGACGGTGGTAGCAGTTGGAAGCCCTTTCAACTCAACCTTCCCAAAACACCCATTACCGATCTTAAAATACATCGCGGCGATCTCATTGTGGCTACCTCGGGCAGGGCCTTTTGGATTCTGGATGGTCTAACGCTTCTGGCCCAATATGAAACATCCGACAAGGGATTGAAACTCTATAGCCCGAATGACGCCTTGAACGGTTCATGGCGCAGTCCGATGAGCGGGAATACGGATGACTTCAAAGGAACGAATACCTTGGAAGGCGTAAATCCGGCAAATGGGATGGTCTCGTACTACGAACTCCCGAAATTGAACGATTCCACCGAAATCACCATGGACATTTTGGATGCGAGCGGAAAAAATATCCGTAGTTTTTCTTCCAAAAAGGACAACACCTATAAAAAGCACAATGGCGGTGGCCCACCTCCCGCACCGACTTTATCTAAAAAAACAGGTCTTAATCGTTTTGTATGGGATATGAAAACCCCAATTCTACCCGGTGTTCCCAATACCTATATCGAATCTCGTTTTAGTGGTCATATCGTTCCTCCAGGCACCTATACCATACAGCTAAATTCGGGTTCCGAGGTCGTGTCTACCGAAGGTAAAATCGTCGCGATACCGACCTATTCGACAACTCCGGAACAATATGCCGAGCACCATACCTTTATGACGGAACTGGAAGAAAACCTCACTCAAATGCACACCACCTTGAATTCGCTCTACAACGTTCAGCAGCAGCTAAAAGAGGTCCTAAAGGATGTTGCCGATGCCTCGACGAAGTCGGAGGGCAATGCCTTGCTGGAGCACCTGGATGCTTGGGACAAGGAAATGATCCAACGCAAATCGCAGGCCTATGACGATGTTGAGAACTTCCCCAACAAATTCACCGCCGAATACCTGTTCCTTATCGATGCTACCAACAGTGCCATCCCTCGGGTAAACCAATCCTCCAAAGACCGGAAGATAGAACTCGATGCCCAATGGAAAATCTTGGAAGCTAAGGCGAACGAATTCCTGAATACTTCGATTCCCGCCTTTAATAAAAAACTTTGGGATATAGGTATAGGGGCAATTCGAATATGA
- a CDS encoding CopD family protein: MSEYYNYIKSLHLIFVVTWFAGLFYIPRLFIYHIEAARKSSPEREILTTQLQLMTKRLWNIITWPSAILCTFFAFWMLHLNPGLLYQPWMQVKLGFVVLLFAYHIKNHLIYKQLQRNEIKYTSNYMRIWNEGATLILFAVIFLVILKSALNWIFGVVGIVVLGILLMLGIKLYKRIREKG; this comes from the coding sequence GTGAGCGAGTACTACAACTACATAAAATCCCTTCACCTTATCTTTGTAGTTACTTGGTTTGCGGGACTATTTTATATTCCAAGACTGTTTATCTACCATATCGAAGCGGCCCGGAAATCGTCGCCCGAAAGGGAAATACTGACTACCCAATTGCAGTTGATGACCAAACGATTGTGGAATATCATCACATGGCCGTCTGCGATCCTTTGTACTTTTTTTGCTTTTTGGATGTTGCACCTGAACCCAGGATTGCTCTACCAACCCTGGATGCAAGTTAAACTGGGGTTCGTAGTTTTACTTTTTGCCTACCATATCAAAAACCATTTGATCTATAAACAGCTACAACGGAATGAGATAAAGTACACCAGCAACTACATGCGTATTTGGAACGAAGGTGCGACACTCATTCTTTTTGCCGTTATATTTCTTGTCATCCTAAAAAGTGCCCTAAACTGGATTTTCGGTGTCGTTGGGATAGTAGTCCTCGGCATTCTCCTAATGCTGGGAATAAAACTTTACAAACGTATTCGCGAGAAAGGGTAA
- a CDS encoding TerB family tellurite resistance protein, with protein sequence MIKWIAAIAGYYLFRYPGAIIGFLLGSLIDSSSNKGGGPKSVFRDMTRQSVSPADFELNLLSLCSLVIKADGKVSQTEMDYVRQYFVSTYGKEKANAIFRTFNEVNKKHEISAQRICAYLNQRTRYEVRLQLLHFLFGIAQADGQVTNAEISKIQEIAGYMRITARDFESIKAMFVKAADNAYKILEIAKTATDDEVKKAYRTMAKKYHPDRVNTQDEAIKKGAEEKFKQVQMAYETVQAERGL encoded by the coding sequence ATGATAAAATGGATTGCGGCCATTGCCGGATATTACTTATTTAGATACCCTGGTGCCATTATAGGATTTCTTCTTGGAAGCTTGATCGATAGTTCCTCTAATAAAGGAGGTGGGCCAAAATCCGTTTTCCGGGATATGACCCGACAAAGCGTTTCACCGGCCGATTTCGAATTGAATTTGCTGTCGTTGTGTTCTCTGGTCATCAAGGCCGATGGCAAGGTCAGCCAGACCGAGATGGATTATGTACGCCAGTATTTTGTGAGTACCTACGGCAAGGAAAAAGCCAATGCCATCTTTCGCACTTTTAACGAGGTCAACAAAAAACATGAAATTTCGGCCCAGCGTATCTGTGCCTATTTGAACCAACGCACCCGTTACGAGGTACGGCTTCAGTTACTTCATTTTTTATTCGGTATCGCCCAGGCAGACGGACAAGTTACCAATGCCGAAATCAGCAAAATTCAAGAAATCGCTGGGTACATGCGAATCACCGCACGAGACTTCGAAAGTATTAAAGCCATGTTCGTCAAGGCCGCCGATAATGCCTACAAAATTTTGGAAATCGCGAAAACAGCTACGGACGATGAGGTCAAAAAAGCGTACCGTACCATGGCTAAAAAGTACCATCCCGACCGTGTGAATACCCAGGACGAGGCTATAAAAAAAGGAGCCGAGGAAAAGTTCAAGCAAGTACAAATGGCGTATGAAACGGTTCAGGCGGAACGTGGACTTTGA
- a CDS encoding BrxA/BrxB family bacilliredoxin, which yields MYPAELVKPMRDDLANAGFEELYTADAVEKAIGKEGTTLVVVNSVCGCAAANARPAAKMSLQHAKKPDHAVTVFAGVDTEAVDAARNLMVPFPPSSPSMALFKDGELVHMIERHHIEGRPAELIAENLVGAYDEFC from the coding sequence ATGTATCCCGCAGAATTAGTAAAACCTATGAGAGACGACTTGGCCAATGCCGGGTTTGAAGAATTATATACGGCCGATGCGGTCGAAAAAGCGATAGGGAAAGAAGGAACTACACTTGTAGTCGTGAATTCCGTTTGTGGTTGTGCCGCGGCCAATGCCCGCCCAGCGGCTAAAATGAGCTTGCAACACGCAAAAAAACCCGACCATGCCGTTACTGTTTTTGCGGGTGTTGATACCGAGGCTGTCGATGCCGCCAGAAATTTGATGGTTCCCTTTCCTCCTTCCTCGCCAAGTATGGCCTTATTCAAAGATGGGGAACTGGTGCATATGATAGAACGCCACCATATCGAGGGAAGACCGGCCGAACTGATCGCCGAGAACTTGGTAGGTGCATATGACGAGTTCTGTTAG
- a CDS encoding lysophospholipid acyltransferase family protein, with protein sequence MRKLLAYPLSVIYLIFFGATLLVFHPLQWLAFNLFGYSAHKKIVAIMNLCLLRCSHLLGTTYSFKNVENLPTDKPLIIVPNHQSLHDISPIIWFMRKHHPKFVSKKELGRGIPSVSYNLRHGGSVLIDRKDSKQAIAEIGKLGKYIEKYNRSAVIFPEGTRSRDGRPKEFKTNGLRILIKRAPSALLVPVSINNSWKMLRYGKFPYGIGNRLTFDVHAPITTNPDPEQAMAVVEKVVVSGITEFK encoded by the coding sequence ATGCGAAAACTATTGGCCTATCCTTTAAGCGTAATCTACCTGATTTTCTTCGGGGCTACGCTCTTGGTTTTTCACCCACTACAATGGTTGGCCTTTAATCTATTTGGTTATAGTGCGCACAAAAAAATCGTGGCCATCATGAACCTTTGCTTGCTACGCTGTTCCCATCTTCTCGGGACGACTTACTCCTTTAAGAATGTAGAAAATCTACCTACGGACAAACCCTTGATCATCGTTCCCAACCACCAAAGCCTTCACGATATTTCCCCCATAATCTGGTTTATGCGCAAGCACCATCCAAAATTCGTAAGCAAAAAAGAACTCGGGAGAGGTATTCCTAGTGTATCCTATAACTTACGCCATGGTGGTTCGGTATTGATCGACAGAAAGGATAGCAAACAAGCCATCGCCGAAATCGGGAAATTGGGAAAGTATATCGAAAAATATAATAGAAGCGCAGTTATTTTTCCAGAAGGAACACGGAGTAGGGACGGCCGTCCAAAAGAATTCAAAACCAACGGACTTCGAATCTTAATCAAAAGGGCGCCCTCGGCGCTACTCGTTCCCGTCAGTATCAACAACTCTTGGAAAATGTTACGCTACGGAAAGTTCCCTTACGGAATAGGCAATCGGCTAACCTTCGACGTGCATGCGCCAATTACTACCAACCCAGACCCAGAGCAAGCGATGGCCGTGGTTGAAAAAGTCGTAGTTTCAGGGATAACGGAATTCAAATGA
- a CDS encoding HD domain-containing protein, producing MTQEEIISKTIVFVKRTLKGAEGGHDWFHIHRVLVNSRKIAATEKVNDLVVALGALLHDIADAKFHDGDETKGPKIATDFLTALGVDQALIEQVVYIIENISFKNSLEKGIDKVQPLELQVVQDADRLDAIGAIGIARAFNYGGFKNRELYNPEIKPNLHMSKEEYKKSASPTINHFYEKLLLLKKKFNTESGKRLAEERHRFMLEFLEQFYQEWGAFP from the coding sequence ATGACACAGGAAGAAATCATCTCGAAGACTATTGTTTTTGTCAAGCGAACATTGAAAGGAGCTGAAGGCGGGCACGACTGGTTTCACATACACCGAGTACTTGTAAATAGTCGTAAAATAGCTGCTACGGAAAAGGTAAATGATTTGGTCGTCGCTTTGGGAGCACTTTTGCACGATATCGCCGATGCTAAATTTCACGATGGCGATGAAACCAAGGGCCCAAAGATAGCAACAGATTTTTTGACCGCTCTTGGAGTAGACCAAGCCCTTATCGAACAAGTGGTCTATATCATCGAAAACATCTCCTTTAAAAACAGCCTTGAGAAAGGCATTGATAAAGTACAGCCATTAGAACTCCAAGTGGTTCAGGATGCCGATCGTCTAGATGCCATTGGGGCCATTGGCATTGCCAGAGCCTTTAATTACGGTGGCTTTAAAAATAGGGAACTCTACAATCCCGAAATCAAACCCAACCTTCATATGAGCAAGGAGGAATATAAAAAATCGGCATCGCCGACCATCAATCATTTTTACGAAAAGTTGCTTTTGCTCAAAAAAAAGTTCAATACCGAATCGGGAAAAAGACTCGCAGAAGAACGCCATCGGTTTATGCTCGAATTCTTAGAGCAGTTTTACCAAGAATGGGGAGCGTTTCCCTAG
- a CDS encoding Ig-like domain-containing protein, translated as MKILLVFSCIAMLAIACTKSVGLYTEVEFEVSEQYLADGFVNTPLSVNLTVIPEEIIADVGYTYRLESFDGQGVLMDSEGNTLNSGDKIGFDALSAALEFIGTEEGSHTIAITVEDSYGFTKEVRLVFNITDIPLLWRAESPITQMELGTTVDINLILENQTDAINGTFECNYQQSLGDGTLTGFPTADAEFPTEFTTIVPGNFALEFTPDVLGNIELIFRLRDSNGQELTSSVTIEVVEEIIDMEPPVLSISGTNPTQVFIGQPYMDEGATAMDNVDGNITDQITTVSNVDTSVEDSYQVIYSVADTDGNSTSATRVVNVVQDPNGSEIAVTGISITEESLSLTEGATGALMAVINPTNATNQGIDWVSNNPAVATVDASGTVTAIAQGNAIITATSQENNTLFDTAAISVTTETVNVTGIDITQTGLSLIEGDTGTLTAVISPSNATNQGVDWVSNNPAVATVNASGTVTAVTQGNAIITATSQENNTLFDTAAISVTMETVDVTGIDITQADLSLVEGNTGTLTAVISPTNATNQGVNWTSDNPTVATVNASGMVTALAVGNATITATSQDNPAQFDTATISVIHPYRYHRFDYLGNTLATATANFCNDLSTGTPKLNISIAQVLPVDNVYLVTGSPDISDGYYRVILNSNTSNSDADENVSGDLFTNEITPVCVTNGVPDAIDDSATVASNSNVVINVLGNDTDPNNDALTIFSFTTPNVGTVSQQGDDLRYFSDDSCTTATFEYTVDDGNGGQDTATVTITKTASATFSGGGSVSSSFPSTSGIIEVLCDDVTVVLGAFGGSGGTTTNINIDGMNYSVTAPANDSLSSLITVLAPGTYNYTLSGSFSGGGSGGSVSAVAN; from the coding sequence TTGAAAATACTCCTGGTTTTTTCGTGCATAGCGATGCTAGCGATCGCCTGTACCAAAAGTGTGGGGCTATATACCGAAGTGGAGTTCGAAGTATCCGAGCAATACCTTGCCGACGGTTTTGTTAATACGCCCTTGTCTGTAAATCTAACGGTGATTCCAGAGGAAATAATAGCGGATGTTGGCTATACCTATCGGCTTGAATCGTTTGATGGCCAAGGTGTTTTGATGGATAGCGAGGGAAATACGCTTAACTCAGGTGATAAAATTGGTTTTGATGCCCTATCTGCGGCCCTTGAATTTATCGGAACCGAAGAAGGTAGTCATACCATTGCCATTACCGTAGAAGATAGTTACGGTTTTACCAAAGAGGTTCGTCTTGTATTCAATATTACCGATATTCCATTATTATGGCGTGCCGAAAGTCCGATCACCCAAATGGAATTAGGAACAACCGTTGATATTAACCTTATTTTAGAGAACCAAACCGATGCTATCAACGGTACCTTTGAATGCAACTACCAACAGTCATTGGGTGATGGAACGCTAACAGGCTTCCCAACCGCCGATGCCGAATTTCCCACAGAATTCACGACAATTGTTCCAGGAAACTTTGCGCTCGAATTTACGCCTGATGTACTAGGAAATATCGAATTGATTTTCCGTTTGAGGGATAGCAATGGCCAAGAACTGACCAGTTCGGTAACCATAGAAGTAGTCGAGGAAATAATAGATATGGAACCTCCAGTACTATCCATTTCAGGTACCAACCCCACACAAGTATTTATAGGTCAGCCCTATATGGATGAAGGTGCGACCGCCATGGATAATGTAGACGGAAATATTACGGATCAAATCACGACCGTCTCCAATGTGGATACGAGTGTTGAAGATAGTTATCAGGTCATCTATTCGGTAGCGGATACCGATGGAAATAGCACTAGTGCCACACGTGTGGTCAATGTTGTTCAAGACCCCAATGGTTCTGAGATTGCAGTAACCGGGATTTCCATAACCGAGGAGAGCTTGTCGTTGACCGAAGGTGCCACCGGAGCTCTGATGGCGGTAATTAATCCCACCAATGCAACAAACCAAGGTATTGATTGGGTTTCGAACAATCCAGCCGTTGCGACAGTGGACGCCTCCGGAACGGTCACCGCCATCGCACAAGGAAACGCCATCATTACGGCAACATCCCAAGAGAACAACACCCTTTTTGATACGGCAGCGATTTCAGTGACCACCGAAACAGTAAACGTTACTGGCATCGATATCACGCAAACAGGACTTTCTTTGATTGAAGGCGATACTGGTACACTCACTGCTGTCATCTCGCCTAGCAATGCGACGAACCAAGGTGTTGATTGGGTTTCGAACAATCCAGCCGTTGCGACAGTAAACGCTTCCGGAACGGTGACTGCAGTAACACAAGGAAACGCCATCATTACGGCAACATCCCAAGAGAACAACACACTTTTCGATACGGCAGCGATTTCGGTAACCATGGAAACAGTAGATGTAACTGGCATCGACATCACCCAAGCAGATCTCTCTTTGGTCGAGGGCAATACGGGCACGCTCACTGCGGTCATCTCTCCCACCAACGCAACAAACCAAGGTGTGAATTGGACATCGGACAACCCTACGGTCGCAACGGTGAATGCCTCAGGAATGGTGACGGCTCTTGCCGTTGGCAACGCTACGATTACCGCCACGTCACAAGACAATCCCGCACAATTCGATACGGCCACCATTTCCGTCATCCATCCGTATCGCTATCACCGTTTTGATTATCTCGGCAATACACTTGCAACGGCGACCGCCAACTTCTGCAATGACCTATCTACAGGAACTCCAAAGCTGAATATTTCTATTGCTCAGGTTCTTCCAGTCGATAATGTATATCTCGTAACCGGCAGCCCGGATATTTCAGATGGCTATTATAGGGTTATCCTAAACTCCAATACCTCCAATTCGGATGCTGATGAAAATGTCTCCGGTGACTTGTTCACCAACGAAATCACCCCGGTCTGCGTAACTAACGGCGTGCCCGACGCTATAGATGATTCCGCTACGGTTGCCAGCAACTCAAATGTGGTCATTAACGTGCTCGGTAATGATACCGACCCGAATAATGATGCGCTAACCATTTTTAGTTTCACAACTCCGAATGTTGGTACGGTAAGTCAACAAGGAGACGATTTACGCTATTTTTCGGATGACAGCTGTACTACCGCCACTTTTGAATATACCGTTGATGATGGCAACGGCGGTCAGGACACTGCAACGGTTACGATAACCAAGACAGCTTCGGCCACTTTTTCGGGCGGTGGGAGTGTTTCCAGCTCATTTCCCTCTACTAGCGGTATCATCGAGGTGCTGTGCGACGATGTTACCGTTGTTTTAGGCGCTTTTGGCGGTAGCGGGGGAACCACAACCAACATCAACATAGATGGCATGAACTATAGCGTTACGGCCCCCGCCAATGACAGTTTATCGAGCTTAATTACAGTATTGGCGCCTGGCACTTATAATTACACGCTTAGCGGCAGCTTTAGCGGAGGCGGAAGTGGGGGTTCGGTGAGTGCCGTGGCCAACTAA